One window from the genome of Mustela lutreola isolate mMusLut2 chromosome 11, mMusLut2.pri, whole genome shotgun sequence encodes:
- the TCHP gene encoding trichoplein keratin filament-binding protein translates to MALPTLPSYWCSRRLLDQQMARQRHREQEARLRQQWDQNSRYFRMSDICSFKQAEWSSKTSYQRSMYAYQREKLKEEKRKQLECRRDRLRQLLLEEQDLLARELEALRLSMDLQEGRIRERHGNLKSAREEQRKLIAEQLLYEHWKKNHPRLREIESALHKEHVINSWKMQEEEKKQQEATKEEENKRYENEYERVRREALERMKAEEERRQLEGTLQAEALLEQMEELKLKEKEATKLKKEQENLLKQRWELERLEEERKQVAAFRQKAELGHFLRHQYNEQLNRRTQQIQEELEADKHILQALLEKEDENQRMHLAKKEQALADAAWMKQVIEEQLQLEREREAELQLLLREEAKEMWEKREAEWARERSARDRLMSEVLTGRQQQIQEKLEQNRRAQEESLRHREQLIKNLEEARESARREKEESEELKSARKQELEAQVAQRQLQAWEEDQQQEEEEEEARRAEQLSDTLLQQEAKMMAERGYRPKPYGHPRIAWN, encoded by the exons ATGGCACTCCCCACGTTGCCCTCTTACTGGTGCAGCCGGAGGCTTCTGGACCAGCAGATGGCCCGACAGCGACACCGAGAGCAGGAGGCCCGGCTTCGGCAACAGTGGGACCAGAACAGCCGCTACTTCAGGATGTCTGATATCTGTAGCTTCAAACAGGCTGAATGGAGCTCCAAGACCTCCTACCAGCGGAG CATGTATGCCTATCAGAGAGAGAAGttgaaggaggagaagaggaagcagctgGAATGCAGGCGGGACAGACTCAGGCAGCTGCTGCTGGAGGAGCAGGACCTGCTCGCCAGAGAGCTGGAGGCACTGCGGCTAAGCATGGACTTGCAGGAGGGAAGGATCCGGGAGCGGCATGGCAATCTGAAGTCCGCCCGAGAAGAGCAGAGGAAACTG ATCGCTGAACAACTTTTATATGAACACTGGAAAAAGAACCACCCCAGACTTCGAGAG ATTGAATCAGCCCTGCACAAGGAGCATGTGATAAACTCTTGGAAAatgcaggaagaagaaaaaaaacag CAAGAAGCCACcaaagaggaagagaacaaaCGGTATGAAAATGAGTATGAACGGGTCCGAAGGGAAGCGCTGGAGCGGATgaaagcagaagaggaaaggaggcagtTGGAGGGTACACTCCAGGCGGAGGCGCTGCTCGAGCAGATGGAGGAGCTGAAGCTGAAGGAGAAGGAG GCCACCAAACTGAAGAAGGAGCAAGAGAATCTGCTAAAGCAGCGGTGGGAGCTGGAGAggctggaggaagagaggaagcaggtggCAGCCTTCCGGCagaaggcagagctggg ACACTTTCTGAGACATCAGTATAATGAGCAGCTCAATCGGCGTACGCAGCAGATCCAAGAGGAACTG GAGGCGGACAAGCACATCCTGCAGGCGCTCCTCGAGAAGGAGGATGAGAACCAGCGCATGCACTTGGCCAAGAAGGAGCAGGCCCTGGCTGACGCAGCGTGGATGAAACAGGTCATCGAGGAGCAGCTGCAGCTGGAGAGGGAGCGGGAGGCAGAGCTGCAGCTGCTGTTGAG GGAGGAAGCCAAGGAGatgtgggagaagagagaggcgGAGTGGGCCCGGGAGAGGAGCGCCCGAGACAGACTGATGAGTGAG GTTTTGACAGGAAGACAACAACAAATACAAGAAAAGCTTGAACAAAACCGACGAGCACAGGAGGAGTCCCTGAGACACAGGGAGCAACTGATTAAAAATCTTGAAGAAGCAAGAGAGTCAGCTCGCCGTGAGAAAGAAGAGAGTGAAGAACTGAAATCGGCCAGGAAACAGGAGCTGGAGGCCCAG GTTGCACAGCGGCAGCTGCAGGCATGGGAAGAGgaccagcagcaggaggaggaagaagaggaggcgAGGCGGGCAGAGCAGCTCAGCGACACCCTGCTACAACAGGAAGCGAAGATGATGGCCGAGCGGGGCTACCGGCCCAAG cCCTATGGACATCCCAGAATTGCTTGGAACTGA